In a genomic window of Candidatus Delongbacteria bacterium:
- a CDS encoding dynamin family protein yields MLKNQEMYIDYLNKVQIELELTNISKELTNDLIVKLEEVELIIPVIGAFSAGKSSLINLFLGKNYLPVGITPETAIASELRYSENEYIEAIRDDNSSDKYGIEEMVHIKEKVSEYKYIKVFLNNEKLKEIAPLILVDMPSFDSPLDLHNKAILNYLNRGAYYIVLTSIEDGTITRSMSRQLLDIMEYQRDFSFFLSKANLRAKSEVNDVVREIEELIRNNFDLNKKVLPISKEGGDSLEKVLMSVNPENLFRELVLNDLRSNFFKNVESLNVYISSLKKDKKENEEIINQLKLGLEKIIQKKERMFQEVKDKYSDPSIEYIVTAIGKELTNSIDQLTDILISNGKEAFSYEITEIIRHALIVNVKEVMNQTGKDVIDRFASEMKFLTPTLKDITADNDWLQKFGKSTEMLIGLGKGMEQLLSNSEGRVGKALYKTVATVLAVTTSVVAPLLEIVLIFLPDIISLIFEGTQKKRQQEQVKNNILTSVIPNIKKNLRSKLPEIFGNQIQVIIDEVGTKFEEELQNKQNEISKAEAERESKIRDIELEVEKYNNTLQNITSLAEKCIF; encoded by the coding sequence GTGTTAAAAAATCAAGAAATGTATATAGACTATTTGAACAAAGTTCAAATTGAATTAGAATTAACAAATATTTCAAAAGAGTTAACAAATGATTTAATTGTTAAGCTTGAGGAGGTTGAGTTAATCATACCGGTAATTGGTGCTTTTAGTGCTGGCAAAAGTTCTTTGATAAATTTATTTTTAGGAAAGAACTACTTACCAGTTGGGATTACCCCTGAGACAGCAATAGCCTCTGAATTACGTTATTCAGAAAATGAATACATCGAAGCTATTAGAGATGATAATTCATCGGACAAATATGGTATCGAAGAAATGGTGCACATAAAGGAAAAGGTAAGTGAGTATAAATACATTAAAGTATTTTTAAATAATGAAAAGTTAAAAGAAATTGCTCCTTTAATTCTTGTTGATATGCCTAGTTTCGATTCTCCATTAGATTTACATAATAAAGCAATTCTCAATTATCTAAATCGAGGAGCATATTATATAGTACTTACAAGTATAGAAGACGGAACTATCACAAGGTCAATGTCTCGACAACTTCTTGATATTATGGAATATCAACGCGATTTCTCTTTTTTTCTCAGCAAAGCTAACTTACGTGCTAAATCTGAAGTGAATGATGTTGTAAGGGAAATTGAGGAGCTGATCAGGAATAATTTTGATTTAAATAAGAAAGTTTTACCCATTAGTAAAGAGGGAGGAGATAGTCTAGAGAAAGTTCTTATGTCTGTAAATCCTGAGAATCTTTTTAGAGAACTTGTTCTGAATGATTTAAGATCAAACTTTTTTAAAAATGTTGAATCTTTGAATGTTTACATATCTTCTCTAAAAAAAGATAAAAAAGAAAACGAAGAGATTATTAATCAATTGAAATTGGGATTAGAAAAAATAATCCAAAAAAAAGAGAGAATGTTTCAAGAAGTTAAAGATAAATATTCAGATCCAAGCATTGAATATATTGTTACTGCAATTGGGAAAGAGTTAACAAATTCGATCGATCAGTTAACTGATATCTTAATTTCAAATGGAAAAGAAGCCTTCTCTTATGAAATAACGGAGATAATCAGACACGCACTAATTGTCAATGTTAAAGAAGTTATGAATCAGACAGGAAAAGATGTTATAGATAGGTTTGCATCTGAAATGAAGTTTTTAACTCCAACTTTAAAAGACATCACAGCAGATAATGATTGGCTTCAGAAATTTGGTAAAAGCACAGAAATGCTAATTGGTCTTGGAAAGGGAATGGAGCAACTACTTTCAAATAGTGAAGGAAGAGTAGGTAAGGCATTATATAAAACAGTAGCAACAGTACTTGCAGTTACAACAAGTGTTGTAGCACCATTGTTAGAAATTGTTTTAATTTTTCTTCCGGACATAATTTCCTTGATTTTTGAAGGAACACAGAAAAAAAGACAACAGGAACAAGTGAAAAACAATATACTAACATCTGTAATTCCTAACATTAAAAAGAACTTACGAAGTAAATTGCCTGAAATATTCGGCAATCAGATACAAGTTATTATTGATGAGGTAGGTACAAAGTTTGAGGAAGAACTACAGAATAAACAGAATGAAATTAGTAAGGCTGAAGCTGAAAGAGAATCTAAAATTCGTGATATTGAACTTGAGGTTGAAAAGTATAATAATACACTTCAGAATATTACTTCATTAGCAGAAAAATGTATTTTTTAA